The proteins below come from a single Enterobacteriaceae bacterium Kacie_13 genomic window:
- a CDS encoding EscT/YscT/HrcT family type III secretion system export apparatus protein encodes MPWTLWIEHPMQLSALFLRPLGIFVMFPILSSKSLGGAFIRNALIIACILPVVPVLMSSDSPMHLNVQHIDAVFVMQEMVIGLIIGFVAAIPFWALDSAGFLIDTIRGSSLSSVLNPSLGEAASVFGVLLTQLFMTLFFINGGMNQLLDTLYHSYQQIPPGADIRFHKEWLGLLLAQWEMLCGLAVSFSLPAIAIMLLVDMSMGLINRSAQQLNVFFLAMPLKSIAVLFVLIISLSASLKVVSSGQQHIFYNLGEMMSWMAR; translated from the coding sequence ATGCCGTGGACTCTGTGGATTGAGCATCCGATGCAACTGAGTGCGCTATTTTTACGCCCGCTTGGAATCTTCGTCATGTTTCCGATTCTGAGCAGTAAAAGTCTGGGCGGAGCATTCATTCGTAATGCACTTATTATCGCCTGTATCCTGCCCGTGGTACCGGTATTGATGAGTTCAGACTCACCGATGCATCTCAACGTACAGCATATTGACGCGGTTTTTGTGATGCAAGAGATGGTCATTGGCCTGATTATCGGTTTTGTTGCCGCAATTCCTTTTTGGGCACTGGACAGCGCAGGTTTCCTGATTGATACCATTCGTGGCTCCTCGCTCTCATCGGTGCTTAACCCAAGCCTTGGTGAGGCCGCCTCTGTTTTTGGCGTTCTGTTGACCCAATTGTTTATGACCCTGTTTTTTATCAACGGCGGTATGAACCAACTGCTGGACACCCTTTATCATTCCTATCAGCAGATCCCTCCGGGGGCAGATATTCGTTTTCACAAAGAGTGGCTGGGATTATTACTGGCACAATGGGAGATGCTCTGTGGTCTGGCGGTCAGTTTTTCGTTACCAGCGATAGCGATTATGCTGCTGGTAGATATGTCGATGGGATTAATCAACCGATCAGCCCAGCAACTCAACGTATTTTTCCTTGCGATGCCGCTAAAGAGTATTGCCGTACTGTTCGTGCTTATCATCAGCCTTAGTGCCTCTCTGAAGGTGGTCTCCAGCGGTCAGCAGCATATTTTTTACAATCTCGGCGAGATGATGAGCTGGATGGCTCGATGA
- a CDS encoding EscS/YscS/HrcS family type III secretion system export apparatus protein — protein sequence MSQDTLTHLTTELLWLVLLLSLPTVVVASIVGVIVSLIQTLTQVQDQTVQFLIKLLAVCLTIMASYQWAGNTLLNYTRIIFDQIGR from the coding sequence ATGAGCCAGGATACCTTAACCCATTTAACCACCGAGCTGCTGTGGCTGGTGCTGCTGCTATCATTACCCACGGTGGTAGTGGCGTCTATTGTCGGGGTCATCGTGAGTTTGATACAGACGTTGACTCAGGTTCAGGACCAGACCGTTCAGTTTTTGATCAAGCTGCTGGCTGTCTGCCTGACGATCATGGCCAGCTACCAGTGGGCGGGAAACACCTTGCTGAATTACACGCGCATTATTTTCGATCAGATTGGACGATGA